Genomic window (Arachis hypogaea cultivar Tifrunner chromosome 13, arahy.Tifrunner.gnm2.J5K5, whole genome shotgun sequence):
GATTCATCAggtcctctcttcctcttctttactGGTCTATGACTAGGCTTCCGATAGGGTGGTGGCATGACATCATCAAAGTTAGTGTGCTCCCACAGATCTGGACCATTGAGAGGGTTGATTATCGAATCATAGCACTTGACATAGGCCTCTCTCTTGTAGCAGTTATCCACATATGAATCCATATCAAGACCCTTGAAGTTGATGCAGCTGATGGCATGTGTGCATGGAATTCCACTTAGCTGCCATTTCCTACAAGAACACTCACGAAGAGATAAATCAACAGCATATTTGCTCAACCCATTTACAACCTCATATGTCTGTGCAGCAGACCAGTAAGGCCTCCACTTACCGGCTGACCTACCTCTTCTCTCTATCTTCTTCCTAATTCGAGGTAAAATTATTCCATTGAACTTTTGAATTCTTTTTCTATTAACAACACATCTACTCATCAAGTACACCCTAATTTCTTCTAGCATAGTAATAATGGACTTTTTCCTAGACTCTAATATTGCACCATTAAAGCTTTCACATATATTGTTTACAAGAGTATTGTATTTGGAATGGAAGTTAAACTTGGACCTGCTCCAAAATCTAGGAGGAATAGAATTGAGATGCCTGTGAGCATCCACATTGACCGTTCGGACCACTGCCATGTCTCTCTCCCAATCCTTCCAGTGTGTAGCCTTTGCACACCTCCACATCAATTGCTTCAAGTGCAGTCTCGAAAACT
Coding sequences:
- the LOC114924963 gene encoding uncharacterized protein, with the protein product MAVVRTVNVDAHRHLNSIPPRFWSRSKFNFHSKYNTLVNNICESFNGAILESRKKSIITMLEEIRVYLMSRCVVNRKRIQKFNGIILPRIRKKIERRGRSAGKWRPYWSAAQTYEVVNGLSKYAVDLSLRECSCRKWQLSGIPCTHAISCINFKGLDMDSYVDNCYKREAYVKCYDSIINPLNGPDLWEHTNFDDVMPPPYRKPSHRPVKKRKRGPDESEARSQTHLSRRGQI